A region from the bacterium genome encodes:
- a CDS encoding glycosyltransferase, protein MKANPYFLNIIVPAFNEEEGIAETIRVIRTIQERVPTPYKLIVVNDNSSDRTRERVESVLKGSSNLVLINRRGNHGLGRCLNRAYEEVESGVVVAVMADLSDDVEDIPAMLEKIKEGYDLVSASRYIPGGEGEHFDRFKHLLSRLLGKTLQIVIGLPTNDATNAYKMYRASILDEIGILRSDNYTTGLELTVKAHLHGFKIAEIPTRWKDRTSGQSHFRICKVAPEYIRWFLWAVWNSLKGKAFAPRTRKDDLST, encoded by the coding sequence ATGAAGGCGAACCCCTATTTTCTCAACATCATCGTTCCCGCCTTCAACGAGGAGGAAGGCATAGCCGAAACCATCCGGGTCATCCGCACCATCCAGGAGCGCGTACCTACTCCCTATAAGCTGATCGTGGTCAACGACAATTCCAGCGACCGGACCCGGGAGCGGGTGGAGTCGGTCTTGAAAGGTTCCTCCAACCTGGTTCTTATCAACCGTCGGGGCAATCACGGTTTGGGCCGGTGCCTGAACCGCGCCTACGAGGAGGTCGAATCGGGGGTGGTGGTGGCGGTCATGGCGGATTTGTCGGACGACGTCGAGGATATCCCGGCCATGCTGGAGAAAATCAAGGAAGGGTACGACCTGGTATCGGCCTCCCGCTATATCCCCGGCGGGGAGGGCGAGCACTTCGATCGCTTCAAGCACCTGCTCTCCAGGTTGTTGGGAAAAACCCTCCAGATCGTCATCGGCCTCCCCACCAACGACGCGACCAATGCCTATAAAATGTACCGGGCCTCGATCCTGGACGAGATCGGCATCCTGCGCTCGGACAATTACACCACGGGGTTGGAACTGACGGTCAAAGCCCATCTGCACGGATTCAAGATCGCCGAGATTCCGACACGGTGGAAGGACCGGACATCGGGCCAATCTCACTTCAGGATATGCAAGGTCGCCCCCGAGTACATTCGCTGGTTTCTCTGGGCGGTCTGGAATAGTCTGAAGGGCAAGGCCTTCGCTCCCCGAACAAGAAAGGACGACCTCTCGACATGA
- a CDS encoding HEAT repeat domain-containing protein, with protein sequence MKSTIAAAVWLFIASGAGAATPTATPVPISALIEQLRNDDSEVRAPAKFELVKRGTDAGRAALEALPGAPPYMEYDLIMVIHHTRYSPAAPALESLFQKTSDPRIKMAAAMTLCGMDRDYQRYQDFLVGFTAGDEASEFLPAMQMLGYIGDPRVVPVLKRIFYDSARPDQIRQAAIWDLSHTPVPESAEALVEILDDPRIDWFYKEIAIAGLRGLAAEPGMADTVNRLLEKIQGIPAAPGNASAAPGKAAPAGAVPER encoded by the coding sequence ATGAAATCGACGATAGCAGCGGCAGTATGGCTTTTCATCGCCTCCGGAGCCGGCGCGGCGACGCCGACGGCGACGCCGGTGCCCATCTCCGCCTTGATCGAACAACTGCGCAACGATGATTCCGAAGTTCGAGCGCCGGCCAAATTCGAGTTGGTCAAACGCGGAACCGACGCGGGCCGGGCCGCCCTGGAAGCGCTTCCCGGCGCTCCCCCCTATATGGAATACGATCTGATCATGGTCATCCACCATACCCGCTATTCTCCGGCGGCGCCGGCGCTGGAAAGCCTTTTCCAGAAGACCTCCGATCCTCGGATCAAGATGGCGGCGGCCATGACCTTGTGCGGAATGGACCGTGACTATCAGCGCTATCAGGATTTTCTGGTCGGTTTCACCGCCGGGGATGAAGCTTCGGAATTCCTGCCGGCCATGCAGATGCTGGGGTATATCGGCGATCCGCGCGTGGTGCCCGTGCTCAAGCGGATTTTCTACGATTCCGCCCGCCCCGATCAGATCCGCCAAGCGGCGATCTGGGATTTGTCCCACACCCCCGTCCCGGAATCGGCCGAGGCGCTGGTGGAAATTCTGGACGATCCCCGAATCGATTGGTTCTACAAAGAGATCGCCATCGCCGGGTTGAGAGGATTGGCGGCCGAGCCGGGTATGGCCGATACGGTCAACCGGCTGTTGGAAAAAATCCAGGGCATCCCCGCCGCGCCGGGAAATGCGTCCGCGGCGCCGGGAAAGGCGGCTCCGGCCGGCGCCGTTCCCGAGCGGTGA
- the mtnA gene encoding S-methyl-5-thioribose-1-phosphate isomerase — protein sequence MEIKTVEWKDGKVAIIDQTLLPGEYRIVEIDTREGMWEAIKSLRVRGAPAIGIAAAMGLAAVMARSRQTESAGFLDEVEETADYLATSRPTAVNLFWALGRMKRIAREHASAGVTALKDILIGEAQAIREEDLEMSRAMGRAGADLIRDGDGILTHCNAGGLATSGYGTALAPIYTAHEQGKRIAVYSDETRPLLQGARLTLWELDHMGVDATMICDNMAAQVMKEGRIDLVITGADRVAANGDAANKIGTYGVALLARAHGIPFYMAWPSTTLDLSLPDGSGIPIEERSSEELTSFGGKKIAPEGIAAYCPAFDVTPHGLVTAFITERGVIRPPFAETLRQFAR from the coding sequence ATGGAAATCAAAACCGTGGAGTGGAAAGACGGAAAAGTGGCGATCATCGATCAGACGCTGCTGCCCGGCGAATACAGGATCGTGGAGATCGACACCCGGGAAGGAATGTGGGAAGCCATCAAGAGCTTGAGAGTGAGAGGCGCCCCGGCCATCGGAATCGCCGCCGCCATGGGGCTGGCCGCCGTGATGGCGCGCAGCCGGCAAACGGAGTCCGCGGGCTTTTTAGATGAGGTGGAGGAGACCGCCGACTACCTGGCCACGAGCCGGCCCACGGCGGTCAATCTCTTCTGGGCCCTGGGGCGGATGAAGCGGATCGCGCGGGAACATGCTTCCGCCGGGGTGACGGCCCTCAAGGATATCCTGATCGGAGAAGCCCAGGCCATTCGGGAGGAAGACCTGGAGATGTCCCGGGCCATGGGCCGGGCCGGGGCCGACCTGATCCGGGACGGGGACGGCATCCTCACTCATTGCAACGCCGGCGGGCTGGCCACATCCGGCTACGGCACCGCCCTGGCGCCTATCTATACCGCGCATGAGCAGGGGAAACGGATCGCGGTTTATTCCGACGAGACCAGGCCCCTGCTCCAAGGCGCCCGGCTCACCCTCTGGGAACTCGATCACATGGGAGTGGACGCGACCATGATCTGCGACAACATGGCGGCCCAGGTCATGAAAGAAGGGCGCATAGACCTGGTCATCACCGGCGCGGATCGAGTGGCGGCCAACGGCGACGCGGCCAACAAGATCGGGACGTACGGTGTGGCCCTCCTGGCTCGGGCCCACGGGATCCCGTTTTATATGGCGTGGCCCTCGACCACGCTCGATCTTTCCCTCCCCGACGGTTCCGGGATCCCGATCGAGGAGCGGTCGTCGGAAGAATTGACTTCCTTCGGCGGAAAAAAAATCGCCCCGGAAGGAATCGCGGCCTATTGCCCGGCGTTCGACGTCACTCCCCACGGGCTCGTCACGGCTTTTATCACGGAACGCGGCGTGATCCGCCCGCCGTTCGCGGAGACTCTCCGGCAGTTCGCGCGATGA
- the surE gene encoding 5'/3'-nucleotidase SurE gives MKPLIMITNDDGINAPGLRVLAEEAAKIGDIVVIAPESERSAVGHGITLNRPLRAARVHRGERLFGYAVDGTPADCVKLAVKSLLARRPDLVVSGINPGPNAGINVIYSGTVSAAVEAAIMGLPALAVSLDSFTAAEFETAARVARCLAETILQKGLPAGVLLNCNVPALPLEQIKGIRITRQGTAGYREVIEKRVDPRGRDYFWLGGDLEFSKEGDGTDSRALARGWVSVTPLRYDLTDDDALKVLEGWGIANLLPEC, from the coding sequence ATGAAGCCCCTGATCATGATCACCAACGACGACGGCATCAACGCCCCGGGCCTGCGGGTTCTGGCCGAGGAAGCGGCCAAGATAGGGGACATCGTCGTCATCGCTCCCGAATCCGAGCGCAGCGCCGTCGGACACGGCATCACCCTCAACCGCCCGCTGCGGGCGGCCCGCGTCCACCGGGGGGAGCGCTTGTTCGGATACGCCGTCGACGGAACTCCCGCCGATTGCGTGAAACTGGCGGTGAAATCACTGCTGGCGCGCCGCCCCGACCTGGTCGTTTCGGGGATTAATCCGGGCCCCAACGCCGGGATCAACGTTATTTACTCCGGCACGGTTTCGGCGGCGGTGGAAGCGGCGATCATGGGGCTCCCCGCCCTGGCCGTCTCCCTCGATTCCTTCACCGCCGCCGAGTTCGAAACCGCCGCCCGCGTAGCCCGATGTTTGGCCGAAACCATCCTTCAGAAAGGACTCCCGGCCGGAGTGTTGCTTAACTGTAACGTCCCGGCCTTGCCTCTGGAACAAATCAAGGGGATCAGGATAACCAGGCAGGGGACGGCCGGTTACCGGGAAGTGATCGAGAAGCGGGTCGACCCCAGGGGAAGGGATTACTTCTGGCTGGGAGGGGATCTGGAGTTTTCGAAGGAGGGCGACGGCACCGACAGCCGGGCGTTGGCCCGGGGGTGGGTTTCGGTAACGCCTTTGCGGTACGATCTTACCGATGACGACGCTCTGAAGGTGTTGGAAGGGTGGGGGATTGCCAATCTTCTCCCGGAGTGTTAG
- a CDS encoding CPBP family intramembrane metalloprotease — MALRFFPGRLLRFTPEFTAGWGPATAGAATAGWVVWSRILEAAGGAPGPGPQAAVRAWLFFTPVLLVVAVWARFHPRDRALLVPSFRGAGRAALRGLRAYACFLPFLIALSVLPAGPAPAARDFPGFDLLRLISGGQWPNVAAGLLAALVLGPLAEETVFRGIVYGGLRRSFPAPAAIVLSSLIFALMHPLGAATPAVFFLSMLLAAILERTRTVTAPVLIHSLHNLVAIGYFLLAG, encoded by the coding sequence GTGGCTTTGAGATTCTTTCCGGGGCGGCTCCTCCGCTTCACCCCGGAATTTACCGCCGGTTGGGGCCCGGCGACCGCCGGCGCCGCAACCGCCGGATGGGTGGTTTGGAGCCGGATCCTGGAGGCGGCGGGGGGGGCGCCCGGCCCCGGGCCCCAGGCGGCGGTCCGAGCATGGCTGTTCTTTACCCCGGTGCTGCTGGTGGTGGCCGTATGGGCCCGCTTCCATCCCCGGGACCGGGCCCTGCTCGTTCCTTCCTTCCGGGGCGCCGGCCGCGCTGCGCTGCGCGGTCTTCGGGCGTATGCTTGTTTCCTGCCGTTTCTGATCGCCTTGAGCGTGCTCCCCGCGGGTCCGGCCCCCGCCGCCCGGGATTTTCCGGGTTTCGACCTGCTCCGGCTGATTTCGGGCGGACAATGGCCTAATGTCGCCGCAGGTCTTTTAGCCGCCCTGGTTCTGGGACCTCTGGCCGAGGAGACGGTTTTCCGGGGTATCGTCTACGGCGGCCTGCGGCGCTCTTTTCCGGCGCCGGCGGCGATCGTTCTCTCCTCTCTCATCTTCGCTCTCATGCACCCGCTCGGGGCCGCCACCCCGGCGGTATTTTTCCTGAGCATGCTTCTGGCCGCGATCTTGGAGCGCACGCGAACCGTCACGGCGCCGGTCTTGATACATTCCCTCCACAATCTCGTGGCGATAGGGTATTTTCTACTGGCAGGATGA
- the dtd gene encoding D-aminoacyl-tRNA deacylase, with the protein MRAVVQRVDRASVEAEGGFRESIGKGVLVLLGVGRGDTDREALWLAGKIAELRIFEDAGGKMNLSLLETGGEALVVSQFTLYGDCRRGRRPGFDAAAEPEVARKLYRIFIEALSAKGIAASSGVFGATMKVDLVNDGPVTLILERGE; encoded by the coding sequence TTGAGAGCGGTGGTGCAGAGAGTGGACCGGGCCTCGGTGGAAGCCGAAGGCGGTTTTCGGGAAAGCATCGGGAAGGGGGTGCTGGTCCTGCTCGGCGTGGGCAGAGGCGATACCGACCGGGAGGCTCTCTGGCTGGCAGGCAAAATCGCGGAGTTGAGGATTTTCGAAGACGCGGGGGGGAAGATGAATCTATCGCTTCTGGAAACCGGCGGGGAAGCCCTGGTGGTTTCGCAGTTTACGCTGTACGGCGATTGTCGGCGAGGACGCCGGCCCGGGTTCGATGCCGCCGCCGAACCGGAGGTCGCCCGGAAGCTGTACCGGATTTTTATCGAGGCGCTCTCGGCGAAAGGGATCGCGGCCTCCTCCGGGGTTTTCGGAGCGACGATGAAAGTCGACCTGGTCAACGACGGCCCGGTAACGTTGATCCTGGAGCGGGGGGAATGA